Proteins found in one Alicyclobacillus cycloheptanicus genomic segment:
- a CDS encoding glycosyltransferase family 2 protein, with amino-acid sequence MQVLTGMIGVYQMGTSLFGIWHRQKPLRYAPKHRFAVIVPAHNEERVIGPLIDSLKAQHYPADLFDIHVVADNCTDHTREVALRHGAAVHVRVDRDHCGKGYVIQWMLERLWRWPVSYDAVVLFDADNLVAPDFLQIMNDRLCEGHPVIQGYLGVKNPFDSWVSVCMAISYWYSNRMWQNARQNLGLSCSLGGTGLCMDMSLLRRLGWQATGLTEDLEFGVRCVEHGIVPIWAHDAKVYDEKPITLLASMRQRLRWMQGHFQCAKSHMLPLLKAGVRERNFLKLDAGIYLFQPMRFLILFLTSIMLLLHISGPHETLLSHVTAWLPTDFWVIVNVFLYLQIPLALFLERVNWRAYFGLILLPFFLWTWGPVVVRAYFTKANRTWVHTVHNRSIRFDQLKSN; translated from the coding sequence ATGCAGGTTCTGACGGGGATGATTGGCGTCTACCAGATGGGCACGTCCCTGTTTGGCATTTGGCATCGGCAGAAACCCCTTCGCTATGCACCCAAGCACAGGTTTGCGGTGATTGTCCCTGCCCACAACGAGGAGCGCGTGATTGGTCCGCTGATTGATAGTCTGAAGGCGCAGCATTATCCGGCGGACTTGTTTGACATCCACGTGGTCGCGGACAACTGCACCGATCACACGCGTGAGGTGGCTTTACGGCATGGGGCGGCGGTACACGTTCGGGTCGATCGCGACCACTGTGGCAAGGGCTATGTGATTCAATGGATGTTGGAGCGGCTGTGGCGCTGGCCTGTCAGTTATGATGCTGTCGTCCTGTTTGACGCTGACAACCTTGTGGCACCCGACTTTCTGCAAATCATGAACGACCGCCTGTGTGAGGGTCATCCGGTCATTCAAGGCTACCTGGGTGTCAAGAATCCTTTTGACAGCTGGGTCAGCGTCTGTATGGCCATTTCGTACTGGTACAGCAATCGAATGTGGCAAAATGCCCGGCAGAACCTGGGTTTGTCCTGTTCCCTCGGGGGAACGGGCCTGTGCATGGATATGTCACTGCTCCGTCGCCTTGGTTGGCAGGCGACCGGCTTAACCGAGGACCTGGAGTTCGGGGTGCGCTGTGTTGAACACGGCATTGTTCCCATCTGGGCACACGACGCCAAGGTGTACGATGAGAAACCGATCACGCTGCTTGCATCGATGCGGCAGCGCCTGCGCTGGATGCAGGGGCACTTTCAGTGTGCAAAATCCCACATGCTTCCCTTGCTGAAAGCGGGCGTCCGTGAACGGAACTTCCTCAAACTCGACGCGGGGATTTACCTGTTTCAGCCGATGCGCTTCCTCATCCTGTTTTTGACCTCCATCATGCTGTTGCTGCACATCTCCGGTCCGCACGAGACCTTGCTGTCTCATGTCACGGCCTGGCTTCCCACGGACTTCTGGGTGATTGTGAACGTGTTCTTATACCTGCAAATCCCGCTCGCGTTGTTTCTCGAGCGGGTCAATTGGCGCGCGTACTTCGGGCTCATCCTGCTCCCGTTCTTTTTGTGGACCTGGGGGCCAGTTGTCGTCAGAGCCTACTTCACGAAAGCCAATCGGACCTGGGTGCACACGGTTCACAACCGGTCCATCCGCTTCGATCAATTAAAAAGCAATTAA
- a CDS encoding 2-oxoacid:ferredoxin oxidoreductase subunit beta, giving the protein MATVKDFRNDIRPNWCPGCGDFSVQASIQRALAAMGKEPHEVAIISGIGCSGRISGYINTYGFHGVHGRSLPTAQGVKLANRNLTVIASGGDGDGFGIGLNHFMHAVRRNMDITYIVMDNQIYGLTKGQHSPTSAHGFKAKTTPEGNIENALVPTQIALAAGIGFLGQGFSSDVNQLVSLIQQGIQYKGFALINVFSPCVTYNKINTYDWYREHVYNLDNVPDYDPTDRAAAMKMVIETHGLCTGLIYKDESRVAYEDQVPGYAANPLVDEDLHLDAKVFEEAIREFA; this is encoded by the coding sequence ATGGCGACAGTCAAGGATTTCCGCAATGACATACGCCCCAACTGGTGTCCTGGATGCGGCGACTTTTCCGTTCAGGCCTCGATTCAGCGGGCGTTGGCAGCCATGGGCAAGGAACCGCATGAGGTGGCCATCATTTCCGGTATCGGATGCTCGGGCCGCATTTCCGGCTACATCAACACGTACGGCTTCCATGGTGTGCACGGCCGGTCACTGCCGACCGCACAGGGCGTGAAGCTGGCCAACCGGAATCTCACCGTGATCGCCTCGGGGGGTGACGGCGACGGCTTCGGCATCGGCTTGAACCACTTCATGCACGCGGTTCGCCGCAACATGGACATCACCTACATTGTAATGGACAACCAGATTTACGGCCTGACCAAGGGCCAGCACTCACCGACCAGCGCCCATGGCTTCAAGGCAAAGACGACGCCGGAGGGCAACATTGAAAACGCGCTGGTTCCGACGCAGATTGCGCTGGCTGCGGGCATCGGCTTTCTCGGCCAAGGCTTCTCCAGCGACGTCAACCAACTCGTTTCGCTGATTCAGCAGGGGATTCAGTACAAGGGCTTCGCGCTCATCAACGTATTCAGCCCCTGTGTGACGTACAACAAAATCAACACTTACGACTGGTACCGTGAGCACGTCTACAATCTCGACAACGTGCCGGATTACGACCCAACCGACCGGGCTGCAGCGATGAAAATGGTGATCGAAACACACGGCCTGTGTACTGGGCTGATTTACAAGGATGAGTCCCGCGTCGCCTACGAAGACCAGGTCCCAGGGTATGCGGCGAACCCGCTGGTCGACGAAGATTTGCACCTCGATGCGAAAGTGTTCGAGGAAGCGATTCGAGAGTTCGCCTAA
- a CDS encoding DUF4149 domain-containing protein: protein MRKFALWLLHLDLSLWFGAGIYFSLMAAEELGRLPLNQFAAAVGLLFPPLFTLMAVTAIVGWVLYAWLGSQSRIVSRSFRAGHIVFLIGVLAALANRLVLLPLLQHVERQMGSFLNATAAQQAQFGMMHGMSLLVHFVGMLMALLAWLCLTLNLRME, encoded by the coding sequence GTGCGCAAATTTGCGCTTTGGCTGCTCCACCTCGATTTGTCGCTCTGGTTTGGCGCTGGCATTTACTTTTCCTTGATGGCGGCGGAAGAACTGGGGCGCCTGCCCCTCAATCAGTTCGCAGCGGCCGTCGGCCTCCTGTTTCCCCCGCTGTTCACCTTGATGGCGGTCACTGCGATTGTCGGCTGGGTCCTCTACGCTTGGCTGGGGAGTCAGTCCCGCATCGTCTCGCGTTCGTTCCGCGCTGGCCACATCGTGTTCCTCATCGGCGTCTTGGCGGCCCTGGCAAACCGCCTGGTCCTGCTCCCGCTGCTTCAGCACGTCGAACGCCAGATGGGTTCGTTTCTGAATGCAACCGCCGCCCAGCAGGCCCAATTTGGCATGATGCACGGCATGTCGCTGCTGGTGCACTTTGTGGGGATGCTGATGGCACTCCTCGCCTGGCTGTGCTTGACCCTGAACTTGCGCATGGAATAA
- a CDS encoding 2-oxoacid:acceptor oxidoreductase subunit alpha: MLDQLSWKVGGQQGEGVESTGETFAIALNRQGYYVYSFRHFSSRIKGGHSNDKVRVSLQQFRAAADYTDVLLAFDQESIDLNVGEVRQGGIVIADAKFNPTAPDHVRLFTVPLTKLAEEAGSAIMKNMVSLGASACVLGLPIDIFKEVVEERFSRKGQKIVDQNMLAIQSGFNYIKELGGQDPEFALKPADGTRRLFMMGNDAISLGAMAAGARVMAAYPITPASDVMEYLIKKFPKVGGVVVQTEDEIAAMTMTIGAAYGGARALTATSGPGLSLMMEAIGLSGMTETPVVIVDTQRGGPSTGLPTKQEQSDMLAALFGTHGEIPKIVLNPATPEECFYMMGDAFNLAEQYQCPVIVMTDLQLSLSKQTTEPLKLESVRIDRGDLADKNAVESAAAGEFKRYELTDSGISPRVFPGTKGGLHHVTGVEHMETGRPNETAPNRKKMMEKRMRKLHGVEFPFSVERTGDEQPDILLVGVGSNIGAIGEAMGRLKADGLKVAHVQVRALLPFPTNLLQNAIQDAKQVVVVENNATGQLRNLMSFFNVHHDRISNLLKYDGTPFLPVEIYRYCKELV, encoded by the coding sequence ATGCTGGATCAACTTTCATGGAAAGTTGGCGGCCAACAAGGTGAGGGTGTCGAAAGCACCGGCGAAACATTCGCGATCGCCTTGAACCGGCAAGGTTACTACGTTTATTCATTCCGACACTTTTCATCCCGAATCAAGGGCGGGCATTCGAACGATAAAGTCCGAGTGAGCCTTCAGCAGTTTCGGGCAGCAGCAGACTACACCGACGTACTCCTGGCGTTCGATCAGGAATCCATCGACCTGAATGTCGGTGAAGTACGACAAGGCGGCATCGTGATCGCAGACGCCAAGTTTAACCCCACAGCGCCCGACCACGTCCGACTCTTTACGGTTCCCCTCACAAAGCTCGCGGAAGAGGCTGGATCGGCCATTATGAAGAACATGGTTTCGCTTGGCGCTTCCGCCTGTGTGCTGGGACTTCCAATCGATATTTTTAAAGAAGTTGTAGAAGAACGGTTCAGCCGAAAGGGTCAGAAGATTGTCGACCAAAACATGCTGGCGATTCAATCCGGGTTTAATTATATTAAGGAACTTGGCGGGCAAGACCCGGAATTCGCGCTGAAGCCGGCGGACGGCACGCGGCGTCTGTTTATGATGGGCAACGACGCAATTTCGCTCGGTGCAATGGCGGCGGGCGCCCGTGTCATGGCGGCGTACCCGATTACGCCTGCTTCCGATGTGATGGAATATTTGATTAAAAAATTCCCGAAGGTGGGCGGCGTGGTTGTCCAGACGGAGGACGAAATCGCTGCCATGACCATGACGATTGGCGCGGCTTACGGCGGCGCCCGCGCACTCACCGCGACCTCTGGCCCTGGACTGTCGCTCATGATGGAAGCGATTGGGCTGTCCGGCATGACCGAGACACCGGTCGTCATCGTCGATACGCAGCGCGGGGGTCCGTCGACGGGGCTGCCGACCAAGCAGGAGCAGTCAGATATGCTGGCGGCGCTGTTTGGCACGCACGGTGAGATTCCGAAAATCGTCTTGAATCCGGCCACGCCGGAAGAATGCTTCTACATGATGGGCGATGCGTTCAACCTGGCTGAACAGTATCAATGCCCGGTGATTGTGATGACCGACCTGCAGCTGTCACTCAGTAAGCAGACCACCGAGCCGCTGAAACTCGAAAGCGTTCGCATTGACCGCGGCGACCTGGCGGACAAGAACGCCGTTGAATCGGCTGCTGCTGGAGAGTTCAAACGGTACGAATTGACCGACTCGGGCATTTCTCCGCGCGTGTTCCCTGGCACGAAGGGCGGGCTTCACCATGTGACTGGCGTCGAGCATATGGAAACCGGCCGACCCAACGAAACAGCGCCGAACCGTAAGAAGATGATGGAGAAGCGCATGCGCAAGCTGCACGGCGTCGAGTTCCCGTTTAGTGTCGAACGCACCGGCGATGAACAGCCAGACATCTTGCTGGTGGGGGTCGGCTCCAACATCGGCGCCATCGGCGAGGCCATGGGCCGGTTGAAAGCAGACGGGCTCAAGGTGGCGCACGTCCAGGTTCGGGCGTTGCTGCCGTTCCCGACAAACCTCCTGCAAAACGCAATCCAAGACGCCAAACAAGTGGTGGTCGTCGAGAACAATGCGACCGGGCAGCTGCGGAATTTGATGTCGTTCTTTAACGTCCATCACGACCGCATTTCAAATTTGCTGAAATACGACGGCACGCCGTTCCTCCCCGTCGAAATCTACCGTTACTGCAAGGAGTTGGTCTGA
- a CDS encoding DedA family protein, with the protein MSAHLGTYVAQFGNLAVFLLMTLESICIPIPSEAVMPYAGYLAYTHGESYWAAVLVGTLANVVGGLIAYAVGRAGGRPLILHYGRYILLSQRHLDRAEDWFRRRGEITVFIARLLPALRTFISIPAGVAKMPLGRFIVYSALGSIIWNFSLTFAGFQLGKHWEVVASAIKPLTYFGALLLVLAVLWFWFGRRKAPGQRQTPRN; encoded by the coding sequence GTGTCTGCACACCTTGGTACATACGTTGCACAATTTGGGAATCTGGCTGTGTTTCTGCTCATGACCCTGGAAAGCATCTGCATTCCCATACCGAGTGAAGCTGTGATGCCCTACGCAGGCTACCTCGCGTATACACACGGTGAATCCTACTGGGCCGCCGTGCTGGTCGGAACCCTCGCCAATGTCGTCGGTGGACTGATTGCTTACGCAGTCGGCCGCGCCGGGGGTCGACCGCTGATTCTGCATTACGGACGCTACATTCTGCTGAGCCAACGGCACCTGGACCGAGCGGAAGACTGGTTTCGTCGACGCGGAGAGATCACGGTGTTCATCGCCCGGCTGCTGCCTGCTTTGCGCACCTTCATTTCCATCCCCGCCGGCGTCGCAAAAATGCCGCTGGGACGGTTTATTGTGTATTCCGCCCTAGGATCCATCATCTGGAATTTTTCCCTCACGTTCGCCGGCTTCCAGCTGGGCAAGCATTGGGAAGTCGTCGCTTCCGCCATCAAGCCCCTTACATACTTCGGAGCCTTGCTGCTGGTTTTGGCTGTGTTGTGGTTCTGGTTCGGCCGCAGAAAGGCACCCGGCCAGCGTCAAACGCCCCGGAACTAG
- a CDS encoding YunC family protein, producing MVHVQPIWIDHELFLGTEVQLPKTTLLVIQSDTGYVMCGALDVQLLREKLASRNILAARATGVRNLQELLDGTVESCTQAAEALGIEAGTPIREALLRMRAHERAERG from the coding sequence ATGGTTCACGTACAGCCGATTTGGATCGACCACGAGCTGTTTCTGGGCACAGAGGTACAGCTGCCGAAGACCACTTTGCTCGTGATTCAGTCCGACACAGGATATGTCATGTGCGGCGCGCTGGACGTACAATTACTGCGCGAGAAATTGGCCAGCCGCAACATCCTGGCAGCCCGCGCCACGGGCGTTCGGAACCTCCAGGAATTGCTGGATGGCACGGTGGAATCCTGCACGCAGGCAGCGGAAGCGCTGGGTATTGAAGCAGGAACCCCGATTCGTGAGGCGCTGCTCCGGATGCGTGCGCATGAACGCGCCGAACGCGGATAA
- a CDS encoding HD domain-containing protein codes for MGHFEKVLKDPVHDEILVDDPWVWRLVNSAAVQRLRRIRQLGTSYLTFHGAEHSRFTHSLGAYETMRRVLIHLQRECGWPADERDRKLALSAALLHDVGHGPFSHTFESIYPVHHEQWTRRILQEDDEMQTILAEIDDEFANDLVGILQKAGRHPMVEQLITSQLDVDRMDYLLRDALNTGVSYGRFELARLLRSLTISDGQILLRANALHTVEQYILARYFMYAQVYLHPVTVGSDVLVLQILRRAGDLIRDGKLRELPQELLAIIGADEMDIRVSDYLALDESTLLYAFRQWSRSEDSVLADLSQRFLHRRLFAPITRTEPNSEEWAILRTAARALGFHPDYYVSGRTAEISGYVYRGEGILLLRPDGSRTELSRESKIVRSLAADTEYRIFIPKEMVEGDDPVCERVRNLVHWAMP; via the coding sequence ATGGGGCATTTTGAGAAGGTCTTGAAGGACCCGGTACACGACGAAATTCTGGTCGACGACCCTTGGGTGTGGCGCCTGGTGAATTCTGCTGCGGTGCAGCGGCTGCGCAGAATCCGGCAGCTCGGGACGTCCTACCTGACCTTCCACGGTGCGGAGCACAGCCGTTTTACCCACTCGCTCGGGGCGTATGAAACGATGCGGCGGGTGCTGATTCATCTCCAGCGCGAGTGCGGATGGCCCGCCGACGAACGTGATCGCAAACTGGCCCTTTCCGCTGCCCTGCTGCACGATGTGGGGCATGGGCCGTTTTCGCATACGTTTGAATCCATCTACCCCGTCCACCACGAACAGTGGACCCGTCGAATCCTGCAGGAAGACGACGAGATGCAGACGATTCTTGCGGAAATTGACGACGAATTCGCCAATGACCTCGTCGGGATTTTACAGAAGGCCGGGCGCCACCCAATGGTCGAGCAGTTGATTACAAGTCAGCTGGACGTCGACCGGATGGATTATCTGCTGCGGGACGCGCTGAACACGGGTGTCAGTTACGGCCGCTTCGAACTGGCGCGGCTGCTGCGTTCGCTGACGATTTCCGACGGCCAGATTCTGCTTCGGGCGAATGCGCTGCACACTGTGGAACAGTACATCTTGGCGCGCTATTTCATGTATGCGCAAGTCTATCTGCACCCGGTCACGGTGGGCAGCGACGTGCTGGTGCTGCAGATTTTGCGCAGAGCAGGCGACCTCATCCGCGACGGAAAACTGCGTGAGCTTCCGCAGGAATTGCTCGCCATCATTGGGGCAGACGAGATGGACATCCGCGTCTCTGACTATTTGGCATTGGACGAGTCCACGCTGCTGTACGCGTTTCGGCAGTGGTCCCGGTCGGAAGACAGTGTGCTGGCGGACTTGTCCCAGCGCTTTCTGCACCGGCGCCTGTTTGCACCCATCACGCGGACGGAGCCAAATTCCGAAGAATGGGCGATTCTTCGAACCGCGGCGAGGGCGCTGGGCTTTCATCCGGATTACTACGTCAGCGGACGCACGGCAGAAATTTCGGGCTACGTGTACCGCGGCGAAGGCATTCTGCTGCTGCGTCCGGACGGATCGCGTACCGAACTCAGCCGGGAATCCAAAATCGTCCGCTCCCTGGCGGCCGATACGGAGTACCGCATTTTCATTCCGAAGGAAATGGTCGAGGGGGACGATCCTGTCTGTGAACGGGTGCGCAACCTCGTACATTGGGCAATGCCGTAG
- a CDS encoding 3D domain-containing protein, which yields MAASAPHRHQTVHRRQEVKERPEAKERPVEPLRHAMRPVHDAASSATHRARELDNFTLTAYSLDYHSTGKWPSSPGYGITASGKRAAVGRTVAVDPSVIPIGTKLMIEGVGVRIAEDTGGAVKGRHIDILLPSEAAAYQFGVKRHVRVYVEEMSK from the coding sequence TTGGCTGCATCGGCGCCGCATCGGCATCAGACGGTGCATCGACGACAGGAAGTGAAAGAGCGGCCTGAAGCGAAAGAGCGGCCCGTCGAGCCGCTCAGACACGCCATGCGTCCAGTCCACGACGCCGCGTCTTCCGCGACGCACCGGGCGCGCGAACTGGACAACTTCACCTTGACGGCGTATTCGCTGGACTACCATTCCACGGGGAAATGGCCGTCTTCACCAGGGTACGGAATCACCGCCAGCGGCAAGCGGGCCGCGGTCGGACGGACCGTCGCAGTCGATCCGTCCGTGATTCCCATTGGGACGAAGTTAATGATTGAAGGCGTGGGGGTGCGCATCGCCGAAGACACGGGCGGCGCCGTCAAGGGACGGCACATCGACATCCTGCTGCCGTCCGAGGCAGCCGCCTACCAGTTCGGCGTCAAGCGCCACGTGCGCGTTTACGTTGAGGAAATGTCCAAGTAA
- a CDS encoding divergent PAP2 family protein has product MKTDFVRFLLGLWQNAPLMAALVAILATQLSKVPIHFAIHRKWDFHKVIDAGGMPSSHAAGVCALTAALACVVGSKSPIFATAVVFTAIVLYDAGGIRRHAGEHAVLLNRIAMEMAQSGLTLEASATEEGERLKEILGHEPSEVIVGAILGVIIGILFGKWW; this is encoded by the coding sequence ATGAAGACGGATTTTGTCCGCTTTTTGCTCGGGCTATGGCAGAATGCACCGTTGATGGCGGCGCTCGTGGCCATTCTTGCTACGCAGTTGTCCAAGGTGCCCATTCACTTTGCGATTCATCGGAAGTGGGACTTTCATAAGGTGATTGACGCCGGCGGGATGCCGAGTTCTCATGCGGCGGGCGTCTGCGCACTGACGGCGGCGCTGGCGTGCGTGGTCGGCTCGAAGTCGCCGATCTTCGCCACAGCTGTGGTGTTTACAGCCATCGTGCTGTACGACGCCGGCGGCATCCGGCGGCATGCCGGGGAGCACGCGGTGCTGCTCAATCGCATCGCGATGGAGATGGCACAGTCGGGCCTGACGCTCGAGGCGTCTGCCACAGAAGAGGGCGAGCGACTCAAGGAAATTCTGGGGCATGAGCCTTCTGAAGTGATTGTCGGCGCCATCCTTGGCGTCATCATCGGCATTTTGTTTGGGAAATGGTGGTGA
- a CDS encoding thiamine pyrophosphate-dependent enzyme, with translation MSTIQDFQTERATWCPGCGDFGVLNAMQKAAVNLGLEPEQVVIVSGIGCSGKMSQHFGGYGLHSLHGRSLPTAQAVKLANRSLTVLAAGGDGDGYGIGMGHFIHAIRRNVDITYVVMDNHIYGLTTGQASPTSDVGSRTKTSPHGSVEEPIVPLQLALAQNCGFVAQGFSGNIKQLTSLIERAILHRGFSLVNVFSPCVTFNKVQTYEFYKRHLVNLDDDPDYNPNDRITALHRVAKAQNIVTGLIYEDPERASFDQTVYGYPDTPIAANNWVLSREDTAEILATFR, from the coding sequence ATGTCCACCATACAAGATTTTCAAACTGAACGTGCGACATGGTGCCCAGGGTGTGGTGATTTTGGCGTGCTCAACGCCATGCAAAAGGCGGCCGTGAACCTCGGGTTGGAACCGGAACAGGTGGTGATTGTCTCGGGTATCGGCTGCTCCGGCAAGATGTCACAGCACTTCGGCGGATATGGACTGCACTCCTTACACGGCCGCTCGCTCCCGACCGCCCAGGCGGTGAAGTTGGCGAATCGCAGCCTGACCGTCCTGGCGGCCGGCGGGGACGGGGATGGTTATGGCATCGGCATGGGCCACTTCATTCACGCGATCCGCCGAAACGTGGACATCACGTACGTCGTCATGGACAACCACATCTACGGGCTGACGACGGGGCAGGCGTCTCCCACAAGCGACGTCGGGTCACGCACCAAGACCTCGCCCCACGGCTCTGTGGAAGAACCCATCGTGCCGCTGCAACTGGCGCTGGCACAAAACTGCGGTTTTGTCGCGCAAGGCTTTTCAGGCAACATCAAGCAGCTCACGTCCCTGATTGAACGCGCCATTCTGCACCGCGGGTTCTCCCTGGTCAACGTGTTCAGTCCGTGCGTCACCTTCAACAAGGTGCAGACCTATGAATTCTACAAGCGGCACCTCGTCAACCTGGACGACGATCCCGATTACAATCCCAACGACCGCATCACAGCGCTGCACCGCGTTGCAAAGGCGCAGAATATCGTGACAGGGCTCATCTATGAAGACCCGGAACGCGCGAGTTTTGACCAAACTGTATACGGATATCCAGATACGCCTATCGCGGCAAATAACTGGGTGCTCTCGCGGGAGGATACGGCGGAAATTCTAGCAACTTTCCGGTGA
- a CDS encoding 2-oxoacid:acceptor oxidoreductase subunit alpha produces MQEIGWKVGGKQGEGIDSTGDIFAIALHRMGYYTFTYRHFMSLIKGGHTNYKIRAANQVLRHHGDFVSVLIAFDQTTIDVNWPEMVDGGVVLYDQSSFQAAAPSDRGVHLFGIPLTELAKGAGGAIMKNMVAIGATAAILQLQPDAFLPVVQDKFAKKGQDVVDSNMRALRAGYAYYAQHYDVSLPAPDLPKKTADHLYISGNQATGFGALAGGCRLLAAYPITPATEIMYWVIEHFPKHGGLVLQAEDEIAAINMAIGANFAGVRAMTSTSGPGFSLMMEALGLAGMSETPVVIVDVQRSGPSTGLPTKTEQSDLQEAVYGTHGEIERIVLTPRTVEECFYYTAEAFNLAERYQCPVIVLTDLYLGMSAQSVDGLPTERVTIERGKLISDDALAQMGRFAYQRYDASLADGVSPRALPGQKNARYVALGNEHNGVGLEVEDQQTRVDQVAKRARKLANFTHESGVSVDGRADAEFALVGFGSTWGVLEEARASLEVHGLIVKHIHFSRVAPFPASALEAALRGVQRALVVELNSTGQLAQLMQQHVNCHGVLANCLKYNGDPMSLKEILTRAHEVFPAGVLN; encoded by the coding sequence ATGCAGGAAATCGGGTGGAAGGTCGGTGGCAAGCAAGGCGAAGGCATCGACAGTACCGGTGACATTTTTGCCATCGCGCTGCATCGGATGGGGTATTACACCTTCACGTATCGTCACTTCATGTCACTCATCAAAGGTGGGCACACCAACTATAAGATTCGCGCTGCAAACCAGGTTCTGCGCCACCACGGCGACTTTGTAAGCGTTCTCATCGCGTTTGACCAGACGACGATTGACGTCAACTGGCCGGAGATGGTCGACGGCGGCGTGGTCCTGTACGACCAGTCGTCCTTTCAGGCGGCGGCACCGTCCGACCGCGGTGTGCATCTGTTTGGTATTCCATTGACGGAACTGGCCAAGGGCGCGGGCGGCGCCATTATGAAGAACATGGTCGCCATCGGCGCGACGGCCGCCATCCTGCAGCTGCAGCCGGATGCGTTCCTCCCAGTGGTGCAGGACAAATTCGCCAAGAAGGGGCAGGACGTGGTGGACAGCAACATGCGCGCCTTGCGGGCCGGATATGCCTACTACGCCCAGCATTACGATGTGTCTCTGCCTGCGCCTGACCTTCCCAAGAAGACGGCGGACCACTTGTACATTTCCGGAAATCAGGCAACCGGGTTCGGCGCCCTGGCCGGCGGGTGCCGGCTGCTGGCGGCTTACCCCATCACGCCAGCGACGGAAATTATGTATTGGGTCATCGAACACTTTCCCAAACACGGGGGTTTGGTGCTTCAGGCGGAGGACGAAATTGCGGCCATCAACATGGCGATTGGCGCCAACTTTGCAGGGGTGCGGGCGATGACCTCGACCTCAGGGCCAGGTTTTTCCCTCATGATGGAGGCTTTGGGGCTTGCCGGGATGTCTGAAACTCCGGTCGTCATCGTGGATGTGCAGCGCAGCGGCCCGTCGACCGGCTTGCCCACGAAGACGGAGCAAAGTGACCTGCAGGAAGCGGTGTACGGCACGCATGGCGAAATCGAGCGAATTGTCTTGACCCCGCGGACAGTGGAGGAATGCTTCTACTATACTGCAGAGGCGTTTAACCTCGCGGAGCGTTATCAATGTCCCGTCATCGTGCTGACCGACCTGTATCTGGGGATGTCAGCGCAATCGGTCGACGGACTGCCGACCGAACGCGTGACCATCGAGCGCGGTAAGTTGATTTCCGATGACGCGCTGGCGCAAATGGGCCGATTTGCCTATCAGCGCTATGATGCTTCGCTGGCGGATGGTGTGTCACCGCGCGCCCTGCCGGGACAGAAGAACGCGCGTTACGTCGCCCTGGGGAACGAGCACAACGGGGTGGGGCTGGAGGTGGAAGACCAGCAGACCCGCGTGGACCAGGTCGCCAAGCGCGCCAGAAAACTGGCGAACTTTACCCATGAGAGCGGTGTCAGCGTGGACGGCCGCGCGGATGCCGAATTCGCGCTGGTCGGCTTTGGGAGCACGTGGGGGGTGCTGGAGGAAGCCCGCGCGTCGCTCGAAGTGCACGGGCTGATTGTGAAACACATTCATTTTTCCCGCGTCGCGCCGTTCCCCGCGTCGGCGTTGGAAGCGGCCTTGCGCGGCGTTCAGCGCGCCTTGGTCGTGGAGTTGAATTCCACCGGTCAATTGGCACAGTTGATGCAGCAGCATGTGAACTGCCACGGCGTACTGGCCAACTGCCTGAAGTACAACGGCGATCCAATGTCTTTGAAGGAAATCCTGACACGCGCACACGAAGTGTTTCCTGCGGGGGTGCTGAACTGA
- a CDS encoding DUF86 domain-containing protein encodes MFITNQLRQEVDKYLRTIDQRADWLQTARAWTDDEWDETRMWAAERALHVAVECVTDAANLVIDALVMREPGGYADIVRVIMEEGVVGKAWFEEFEGILAFRNRLARGYTDLSMADVVSAVRTYGGLFRPFTASMRSYLDISST; translated from the coding sequence ATGTTCATCACGAATCAGCTTCGCCAGGAAGTGGACAAGTATCTGCGGACCATCGACCAACGAGCGGACTGGCTGCAAACCGCGCGAGCGTGGACTGACGATGAATGGGACGAGACGCGGATGTGGGCGGCGGAGCGCGCTTTGCATGTCGCGGTGGAGTGCGTGACTGACGCGGCGAACCTCGTCATTGACGCCCTCGTGATGCGAGAACCGGGCGGATATGCGGATATTGTTCGCGTCATTATGGAGGAAGGTGTGGTGGGCAAGGCATGGTTTGAGGAATTTGAAGGGATATTGGCATTTCGCAATCGCCTTGCCCGAGGGTATACGGACCTGTCGATGGCAGATGTGGTGAGTGCGGTGCGAACCTACGGCGGCTTGTTCCGGCCTTTCACGGCGTCGATGCGCAGTTACTTGGACATTTCCTCAACGTAA